The sequence CTGCTCGCACAGTCGGGCACTTTCATAGACGAAGCCGGGAAAATGATGGCAGGCATTGAGCAGGCGGGTCAGCAACATGGTTAGCAAGCGCGCGGGAATCAGTAAAGACGCTATTGTTACCTCAGATCCGCACGCACTGGAGCGCTACGTCCCGGACTTGCAGAACTGGCCTGCCTCATGGCGCTTCGAGGACGAGGACATCCCATTCGGACAGGCGCTCGTGAAGGTCTTCACACCTTTCCTGCAACACCTGCTGACCCACGGCTATGCCCGCAAAACGTTGCACCGCCACCGCGATCACCTTTGGATGCTTGGTGGCCATCTCATCGAAGTCCGTCACGTCGATCCGGACTTAGCCGCCATGGATGCCCGCACACTGCTTCTCAATGAGATCCACGAGTTCGGTGGCCCGCTTTCGAGGCACCTCTCCGAGCACGAGCAGAACGCCTTTGACGCTACCTGCAAGAAACTCTATCGCTTCCTCTGTCCCTCATGAATCGCATCAAACCACCCACAGATTCCGCCGACGAGCCAAAACTTTAAGCAGATCGTTGCGCAGCTCTGATACGTCCATTTCGTTACGGGCGCGTGTAAGGCCCACGTACAGCAGGCGCTTCTCCTCGTCGGTAAGCGTAGTGCGTCCGTCATCGTCCGTCTTGAAGCGGAAATCGCCGCAGACCTTGACACGGTTCCATTCAAGTCCTTTGGCGCGGTGGATAGTCGACACGACGTAGTCGGCCTCCGCTTCGGGGCTCGCGCGTGACAGCATGTCGCGCAGGAAGGCGGTTCCCTCACGGTCGATGATCTGAACGATTGGCAACAGATCGCGCCCGGCGTAGCTCGACGCATACTCCTGCACGTCGCGCCACGTCTCAAACAGCGCCAGCGACGCCGGGCTGTAGGTGCGTTGACCCCGCATCAGGCGGTCCGCGCCGTCAGCAAATGCGAGGATCTCTTCAATGTTCGCGCGCACCGCGACCTTATGCCCGCTTTGCAGGCCGTTTGCCAGGGTTCCGATGACGGTCACGTTCTTGCGGCAGAGGATGGCGTCGAAGCTACGGGCAGGGTCATACTCCTCGAAGAATGCAGACGTTATGTGGGGCTGACCGCGAAGCGGTACCCGCTCGCCCAGCAAGGTTAAAACCCGGGACGCAAGCGCGGCAAAGTGCGGTCCGAACCGGAACGACTCGGTGAGCGCGCACTCCCGGGCCTTGATCAGATCCATCGCGTTGACCGCGCCGCGCCACTCGTAGATCTGCTGATAGGGATCGCCCACGTAGATGACCTGCGCGTGCTGCTGGCGACGCAGGACCGACAGCATCAGACCGTCGCTGTCCTGCGCCTCATCGAACAGGATGAAATCGGCGCCGATCTGCGGCCGCGACCGCTCCCACGTCTTCAGATACGTGTCCGGGGTGATGGCGGTCTTTCCCTGCGGGTCAATGCTCTCGTTCCAGTGTCGTACCACAAAGGGCAAAAGCATCGCGCGCAACTCGTCGGCCGACTGTTCGGTGACCATCTCGTCGACTGGAATGTGCCACGCTTCTGGCTCGTCCTGAGCAGACCGGCAAAAGCGCGCAGCGCCATCTGCAACGAGGCGGCCGATCTGGAAGGCGGATAGCTCGACGTTTTTGCCAATAATCGTCGGAACGCGGACGGGGCCGAGCCCGTACCTGGCAGCGAGAAGGTGAGGCGGCTCCTTTGGAAGATTCAGCCGCGCGGTCAACGCCTTGTCGGTGGCCCGGAAGGCGACCGAGTGGACCGTCTGACACATGACGTTGCGCGGAAACTTCCGCCTGGCTTCCGCCGCAATGTCCTTATTGAAGGCGAGGTACTGGCCACGCTTCGTGCTGAACCGTTCGGCGATCATCCCGAGCGTCGAGGTCTTGCCGGCGCCGGCGTACGCTTTGACTTTTACCGTAGCGCCGGAGGCGACCGTCTCGAGCGTGTCGAGCTGTTCGTTCGTCGGCTTGATTGTTTTCATGCGCTCTCGAATGATGTGGGCAGCGAAGGGCTGTGATGCGGGTTACGGGACACACGAACTCCAGGACATTCTGACCGGTCGCGCGAGTGCACGCCCCGTCGAAAGACGGCGTAATAGCACCGCCTTTCGGGCTTGTGAACCGGCCGACCGCGTCACACGCCTAGCACAGCGCGTTAGCTATATCGCGCGGCACGGCAACTGGCTCGGCGTGACTGGTGTGTACTCGCGTATGCCCAGCGACGACGGATTCAGACCTGATGGCAACACGTTCCCGGAACAGACCGCGACCCGTTGTAACATGCGTCGCCTCGTATGGATTGCCACGCTTGATGTAGTCCCCAACGTCGAAATCGATTGGAAACAGCGACGACTCTTCGCCGCTCTCGACGACGAGCCGGATGGCGTTCAATGGAACACCGCGCAGGTGAGTATCCAGAATGCGATTCAGGATCTGGTCCCGGACGATGGATGACTCCATCGGCCCCTGGTACTCGGCCTTCGTCTCAAGCAGATGGACAATCGCCAGACGCTCAGTTGTTGCGGTAAGCGCAATGCGGAACTGAAGGGCGCATGGCCGGCCCATTTCATCGGGATAGGCCATGTCCGTGAATGATGTCTTGTATGGCATGTAGCACTCCGAACAGAGGTTGTGCCGGCACGGAAGAACCGGCAAGACCAGCCTACGGAGTGGGAAGCGAAGTCAAGTCGTCTGGGCGCTGATGGTGTCGCGGATGCGGATAACGGTGCGATGACTGACGAGACCCAGCATTGCGCTCGTCTGTTCGTTGGTGCGGCCAGCCAGCAGCTGACGACGCGCGAAGGTATTGCGCAACACGCGCGGGCTCATGTCCGGCGCAGCAAAGCCGATCGTGTCCAATGCGTCGCGGACGATGGCGCCGAGGAGCACATCGTTGATCGGCTTGTCATCTGTGCGCGGCGCGGGGAAAACAAGTGCGCCGTCGGGCGACGGATGAAGCCGTTGCCATGCCGCAAGCGCGGGCGTCGAGAAAGCGGGAAGGGCAACAGTCCTCTCGAGGCGTGCGCCTCGCTTCGGGACGGACACCTGCGGCCTTATCCCTTCGATGACAACGTCGCGCCATCGCGCGCCGCGAAGTTCGGCCGCAGTGAGGCCCGCGCCCAGCAGCAGCGCTACGACCGCGCGGTTGCGGCAAAGGCGGGCATCGTCGCCGGCGTCGGGTTGGACATAGCGCTGGAGGGCGGTGTCCGCGTCGGCATCGAGAAAGAGCGGTTCAGGCTCGTCCTCGGGCCAGGCGGCCGAGAGCGCGAAGGTCGCCGCCGGATTGCTGTGACGCAGGCCGACGTCGACCAGATGTCGGCACAGCCGGTCGATCAGCTTGACGTAACGCAGGCGCGTGGTCGTCCCGGGCGCACAGCGGTTTTCGACATCGTCAAAGAATGAATCAAGGTGCTCGGGCCCAAACGTCGCGAGTGTCACCCCTCGGGTGAGCAGATGGCGCAGGAACCGGTCGAACATCGCCTTGTGCTGCACGATCGAGCGTTGGGAAAAACGGCGGCGGTCCGCGCCGGCCGCCTCCGTCGTCTGCCAATGCAGATAGGCGGCGTGCGGCTCCGCTACCCAGAGATGCGATTCGTTCATGGCATTCAGCACCTTATATACTGAACTGGCCTCAACCCTGCACCTGGCGAATCTCCGATCCGCCATCCTGCCTCCAGGAAGAGGGGGCTGTCGTACCACCCTCATAGGCGACGGAGATAGCACGCAGGCATGCCAGCGGACCGCCCTGGACGATCGTGGCGGCGCACGCGAGCATCAGGTTAAGGGGAAGCTCAAAGTCCTCAACCAGATAGCCGCGGTCGCAGACATCGCCGAGCTGTGTCGCGCTGCATGGCACGCGCTCGCGCAACGCGGTGACATCCTCCCTGTAAGCCCAGATGGGCTTGCCGAGCGCAGCCGCATATCCAATCTCAAACGCGGTGCCGCTGTCGGGCTCGCCCGCGCCGCGAAAATCTGCCACGTTGGCCATGACGATATCCGCGCGTCCGATCGCGGCGAGGTTGGCACGATAGATCCACGCAGCTTTTTCCTGCGGTGACAGGTCCGCCGGCCCCAGTGCATCGAGCGGGTAGAGGCCCTCGAATCCGGCATCCGCGCACATGCGCTGAAGCGAGCGACCGTAGTCGAGCGCATCGACGCGGAAAACGTCGAACCCAGCGAGATAGATCCGGGCCTTGGCAACGTCGTGCCGCGCCCCACTCATTTTGTGATGCGGAAGCGTTCGAGGTCCTGATCCTTGAGCCAGCGCGGCGCGCGGCCGCGCCCGCTCCACGTCTCGCCGGTCTCGGGATTGCGATACTTCGGCGCCACCGGCACGCCGGCATCTCTGCGGCGTTTCCCAAAGACGTCTTCTGGCGAAAAACCGAATTCCGCGACGGCTTCGCGTACCCGTTCGAGCTCGGCTGCGGCCTCTTTCTTGCGGGCTTCGGCGATCAGCTTTTCGAGTTGCTCCTTCTGCGCAAGCAGATTTTTATAGCGTTCCATGTGGTTGAATTCTCGTTGGGTATGATGGACGATTCTACCAGGCGCGAGTTGCTGTCAAGTCTGCTGCTGGTCACGCTAACGAGCGCGCGTTCGACATTCACTGCAACAGGTACTGATGAAAAGAATTGCTGTCCGCCGCTCGGGCGTTCACGGTCGCGGCGTCTTTGCGCTACGCCCGATCAGCGCGGGCGAACTCATCCTTGTGTACGCCGGCACGGTCATGAGCTGGAAGCGGGCGATCAACCGGCATCGCCGTTTCGGCAAGGAAGGCCACACGTTCCTTTTTGGGCTGACCGACGGGCGGGTCATCGACGGCTCGCTTGGCGGCAACAGCGCGCGCTGGCTCAACCACGCATGTGTCGCGAATTGCGAAGCTGTTGAGTCCGATGGAAGGGTGCACATTCATGCGGTCTCGGATATCAAGCCGGGCCAGGAGCTTTTCATCTCATATGGGCTGTTGGTAGAGGGCCGCCTGTCGGCAGCCGTGCGGGCGCAATACGAGTGCCGATGTGGTCACCGTCGATGTCGCGGGACGATGCTCGCCGCAACCACCTACCGTGGGTAGCCGATGCGGTCTGGTGGCGCCGCGGTTCGTTCAGCACGCAGACGTTCACGAAGCAGGACCTTCTCGACGACCGGCAGATCCGCGGCGAGCTCGTTGCATTTCTTATGGGCGAGCGCCAGATTGGCGAGCCGCGACGTGCCACCGTCTTTCTCTGATAGCAGGTGTTCAAGCGTGGCGTCTTCATTTTTCAGCGCGGCACCACAGTAAAAGCAGTTACTCCCGTCCCGGGCCCGTAAGCTCCTCAGACGCGATGACCGCTTCTTCTGACTGGGATTAGTGGCGTCTCGCGCTCTGCATGAAGACGACGGCGCTCCGTTTCCGAGTGGCCGCGTGAGCCTGATCGTCATCGGTGTCATGTGGACCAGTTCAGCCGCACCTTTCCCGAGTAGAGCCATTGCGCGTTCAAGCGAGCAGTTCGACGCAGCCAGGCCGGTTTGATCCAATACCGAAACCGTAGACATTCCTGCTTCCGTTTGCATACCAGGAGCGACGCCGGGCCATCGACAGTCACCTCACGACCCGGCAGTGTGGAGCCGCGATTTTCATTGATCAGCCGCGACTTCCCAGCGCACGTTCGATCTTCTGGTCCGTCTTGTACTGGCTCAAGGCGAAAACGGACCAGATCGCCGCGGGAATCCAGCCGATTATTGTCAACTGAAGCAGCAGGCAGATGATCCCGGCGAACGGGCGACCGATGGTGAAGAACTGGAGCCACGGCAGAATGATGGCGAGCAGTAGACGCATTTTTGTATCCTTTTGCTAGAGTGAATTTATATCGACGGGAGCCACTCGAGATAATCGTAGTATTTAACGGCAGGACCGCACCGGATCTTTAATGAAACTTAACCGCGGCGGCAGGCGCGCTGCTGCACCAACGCTGCCGAGCCCGATCCGCGGCTGCGAGTTGGCATGGTGCGGTATAGAAACTGCTGGATGAGGGCGGGGCACTGCAACGGGGCCTTGTATGCGCTTATCCAAGCATTCACTTGTGGACTACCCGCGCGCGGGCTCGAGAGGACTGCCATGACCCGAGATCAGTTTGTTCAACAGCTTGCGATGATGCTCCGGGATTTGCCGCGTGGCACCGCCGCTAACCTGAACGAGTGCATGGTTGCTTACTGGAGCGGAAGCGAGGTTGTGTTTGCGTTCCTATGTGAGCGTGGAACGGACGCGATCGAGGAAGAGTTCGACATAGACGACTATGTCTGGGAGGACTGGCAGCCGACGTTTGAAAAGTGGATATCGTCTCCTTCCTTTAGCAATCGCCCGGAGGTGCTCGCATGGCTGAGCGACGCGCCTCCGCACGAGGCCGGCGAGTGACATGGGGCGCTGGAGCCGGGCTAATCCTGCACGTGTCGCCGCGCGAGCGGATCAAAGCGAAGGTGGACCGCCGGCGTTGATACAGCCGCAACTGGCGACACTGGTGGACCGTCCGCCGAAGGGCGGCGACTGGTCCTACGAAATCAAGTTCGACGGTTATCGCGTGATGACCCGTATTGAGGGAGGCGTCGCGACGATCTTCACCCGCAATGGCCATGACTGGACTGAGCGAATGCCGCGTCTCGCGGATGCCTGCAATGCGCTGCAGGTCGATGACGCGTGGCTCGACGGCGAGGCTGTCGTGCTCGATTCAAGCGGTCAGCCAGACTTCAATGCGTTGCAGAACGCCTTCGACCGGCGCAGCACCGCAGAGATCGTCATGTTCGTGTTCGACCTGCTTTGGCTCAACGGAACCGACCTTCGCGAGCAGCCGCTGCGAACGCGCAGAGCGCTGTTGAGGGAGCTGATGGCGCAACACACGTCCGACGCTATCCGATTCTCCGAAGACTTTCCGCAGGACCCGGTCTCGCTCGTCGCATCGGCTTGCAAGATGAAGCTTGAGGGCATCATTGGCAAGCGCGGAGACGCGCCGTACCGTTCCGGGCGGTCAGCAACCTGGGTGAAAATCAAGTGCTACCTTCGCCAGGAATTTGTCGTCGGCGGCTTCACGCGCGCAAGGGGCGCGCGCTCGGGTGTGCATTCGCTGCTGCTCGGCGTGCACGAGAAGGATGGCTCGCTGCGCTACGCCGGTGGCGTAAGGCCGTATTTCTCATCCCGCGCGGCCACCGCGTTCGTCGCCCGAGCCAACGCAGTGCGCAGCGACAGCGCGCCATTTTACAACCCTCCCAAGCCTGAAAAAGAACGCGATTATCTTTGGCTTAAACCGTCGATCGTCGTTGAATGTTCGTTCCTTGAATGGACCCCGGGCGGCGAAGTCCGGCACTCCGTGTTTCATGCGGTCCGCGATGATAAGCCAGCGGCCACAGTGACCGAAGAGGCCATGGTGCCGATTGAAGGCGGTGAGCCAGTGGAAGTCGACGCCGGCTCGACTCGCGAGGTGCCGGGGCCGAAGGGAAGTCTCAAGATCGCTGGGCTTCGTATCACGAATGCGCAACGAGTGATGGACGAAGTCACCGGCCATACGAAGAGGGAGCTGGTCGAGTACTACGCGGCCATCGCGGAGTGGGCGCTGCCGCATCTACACAACCGCCCCCTTGCACTTGTGCGGGCGCCAGACGGCATACAGGGCGAGCTTTTTTTCCAGAAACACAGCGAGCGAGCGAGCATTCCCGGCATCGAAGAGCTGCCGGCTGAACTGCATCCGCGTCATCCGCCGCTACTCGTCGC comes from Paraburkholderia aromaticivorans and encodes:
- a CDS encoding SET domain-containing protein; translated protein: MKRIAVRRSGVHGRGVFALRPISAGELILVYAGTVMSWKRAINRHRRFGKEGHTFLFGLTDGRVIDGSLGGNSARWLNHACVANCEAVESDGRVHIHAVSDIKPGQELFISYGLLVEGRLSAAVRAQYECRCGHRRCRGTMLAATTYRG
- a CDS encoding tyrosine-type recombinase/integrase; its protein translation is MNESHLWVAEPHAAYLHWQTTEAAGADRRRFSQRSIVQHKAMFDRFLRHLLTRGVTLATFGPEHLDSFFDDVENRCAPGTTTRLRYVKLIDRLCRHLVDVGLRHSNPAATFALSAAWPEDEPEPLFLDADADTALQRYVQPDAGDDARLCRNRAVVALLLGAGLTAAELRGARWRDVVIEGIRPQVSVPKRGARLERTVALPAFSTPALAAWQRLHPSPDGALVFPAPRTDDKPINDVLLGAIVRDALDTIGFAAPDMSPRVLRNTFARRQLLAGRTNEQTSAMLGLVSHRTVIRIRDTISAQTT
- a CDS encoding 3'-5' exonuclease → MKTIKPTNEQLDTLETVASGATVKVKAYAGAGKTSTLGMIAERFSTKRGQYLAFNKDIAAEARRKFPRNVMCQTVHSVAFRATDKALTARLNLPKEPPHLLAARYGLGPVRVPTIIGKNVELSAFQIGRLVADGAARFCRSAQDEPEAWHIPVDEMVTEQSADELRAMLLPFVVRHWNESIDPQGKTAITPDTYLKTWERSRPQIGADFILFDEAQDSDGLMLSVLRRQQHAQVIYVGDPYQQIYEWRGAVNAMDLIKARECALTESFRFGPHFAALASRVLTLLGERVPLRGQPHITSAFFEEYDPARSFDAILCRKNVTVIGTLANGLQSGHKVAVRANIEEILAFADGADRLMRGQRTYSPASLALFETWRDVQEYASSYAGRDLLPIVQIIDREGTAFLRDMLSRASPEAEADYVVSTIHRAKGLEWNRVKVCGDFRFKTDDDGRTTLTDEEKRLLYVGLTRARNEMDVSELRNDLLKVLARRRNLWVV
- a CDS encoding nucleoside 2-deoxyribosyltransferase; translation: MSGARHDVAKARIYLAGFDVFRVDALDYGRSLQRMCADAGFEGLYPLDALGPADLSPQEKAAWIYRANLAAIGRADIVMANVADFRGAGEPDSGTAFEIGYAAALGKPIWAYREDVTALRERVPCSATQLGDVCDRGYLVEDFELPLNLMLACAATIVQGGPLACLRAISVAYEGGTTAPSSWRQDGGSEIRQVQG
- a CDS encoding YqaE/Pmp3 family membrane protein → MRLLLAIILPWLQFFTIGRPFAGIICLLLQLTIIGWIPAAIWSVFALSQYKTDQKIERALGSRG
- a CDS encoding HNH endonuclease, which produces MSTVSVLDQTGLAASNCSLERAMALLGKGAAELVHMTPMTIRLTRPLGNGAPSSSCRARDATNPSQKKRSSRLRSLRARDGSNCFYCGAALKNEDATLEHLLSEKDGGTSRLANLALAHKKCNELAADLPVVEKVLLRERLRAERTAAPPDRIGYPR
- the ligD gene encoding DNA ligase D gives rise to the protein MGRWSRANPARVAARADQSEGGPPALIQPQLATLVDRPPKGGDWSYEIKFDGYRVMTRIEGGVATIFTRNGHDWTERMPRLADACNALQVDDAWLDGEAVVLDSSGQPDFNALQNAFDRRSTAEIVMFVFDLLWLNGTDLREQPLRTRRALLRELMAQHTSDAIRFSEDFPQDPVSLVASACKMKLEGIIGKRGDAPYRSGRSATWVKIKCYLRQEFVVGGFTRARGARSGVHSLLLGVHEKDGSLRYAGGVRPYFSSRAATAFVARANAVRSDSAPFYNPPKPEKERDYLWLKPSIVVECSFLEWTPGGEVRHSVFHAVRDDKPAATVTEEAMVPIEGGEPVEVDAGSTREVPGPKGSLKIAGLRITNAQRVMDEVTGHTKRELVEYYAAIAEWALPHLHNRPLALVRAPDGIQGELFFQKHSERASIPGIEELPAELHPRHPPLLVANTPEALVGLAQMSVVELHTWNAVAPDLERPDRIIFDLDPDPALPWTAMLEAAELLKVVLDEIGLRSFPKTSGGKGFHIVVPLTRRQGWNETKAFAHAVARHMAKVVPQRFSAVLGPKNRVGKIFIDYLRNSRGASTVAAFSVRARSGMGVSMPFSWDELKQVTRGDEWTMRKAVERQRSLRADPWHGYWQTRQGVTATMRRAVGMD
- a CDS encoding H-NS family nucleoid-associated regulatory protein, producing the protein MERYKNLLAQKEQLEKLIAEARKKEAAAELERVREAVAEFGFSPEDVFGKRRRDAGVPVAPKYRNPETGETWSGRGRAPRWLKDQDLERFRITK